A region from the Planctomycetota bacterium genome encodes:
- a CDS encoding YjbQ family protein, with protein MKSHTEYLTFNLPARMAFENITPTIERIVKQSTIQEGLCLVNAMHITASVFINDDESGLHQDYKKWLEGLAPFDASPARYAHNRTGEDNADAHLKRQVMGREVVVAVTKGKLDFGPWEQIFYGEFDGRRPKRVLVKVIGE; from the coding sequence ATGAAGTCCCACACTGAGTATCTGACGTTCAACCTGCCGGCGCGGATGGCCTTTGAGAACATCACGCCAACCATCGAGCGGATCGTCAAGCAGAGCACGATTCAGGAAGGGCTCTGCCTGGTCAACGCCATGCACATCACGGCTAGCGTGTTCATCAACGACGACGAGTCAGGCCTGCACCAGGACTATAAGAAATGGCTCGAAGGGCTGGCCCCGTTCGACGCGTCGCCGGCGCGCTATGCCCACAACCGGACGGGCGAGGACAACGCCGACGCCCACCTGAAGCGGCAAGTGATGGGTCGCGAAGTGGTCGTGGCCGTCACCAAGGGGAAGCTCGACTTCGGCCCCTGGGAGCAAATCTTCTACGGCGAGTTCGACGGCCGCCGCCCGAAACGCGTCTTGGTCAAAGTCATCGGCGAGTGA
- a CDS encoding arylsulfatase — protein MARSHVFPLRLVRLACTFVVATLGLSLAAERASAAPKPPNIVFILADDLGYADISCFGQQKYQTPNIDRLAAEGMRFTQHYAGCAVCAPSRCVLMTGLHPGHSFVRNNREAKPEGQFPVPADTVTLPKLLQELGYVTGGYGKWGLGGPESTGRPLRQGFTHFYGINCQRVAHSHYPDHLWNDDQRVDLDGAVDGHAKFPVGADPTSAASFAPFIGKHYAPDMITAAALQFVRDNKDQPFFLYFPSIIPHVSLQVPDDSLAAYADKYPEEPYVGKQGYVPVFKPHATYAAMVTRLDRHVGQLLDLLKELKLDDNTIVVFSSDNGPVYDRVGGADSEFFHSAGSFRGFKGSLYEGGVREPTIVRWPGHTPAGATSERVSGFEDWLPTLLEVAGGKSLVPARCDGISLVPTLNGQTQAERPFLYREFSAYDGFQSVRVGDWKGIRTDLNPRQKKREPNRHIELYNLRTDVGETKDVSAEHPELVAKIERIMTEQHTPSADFPFPAIDAPSAAEKK, from the coding sequence ATGGCCCGCTCGCACGTGTTCCCATTGCGCTTGGTCCGTCTGGCCTGCACCTTCGTCGTGGCGACGCTCGGCTTGTCATTAGCCGCCGAGCGAGCGAGCGCCGCGCCGAAGCCGCCGAACATCGTGTTCATTTTGGCGGATGATCTGGGTTACGCCGACATCAGTTGCTTTGGCCAGCAGAAATACCAGACGCCGAACATCGACCGGCTGGCCGCCGAAGGGATGCGATTCACCCAGCACTACGCTGGCTGTGCCGTCTGTGCGCCGTCGCGTTGCGTGCTGATGACCGGGCTGCACCCGGGGCACTCCTTCGTTCGCAACAATCGCGAGGCCAAGCCCGAGGGGCAGTTCCCGGTGCCGGCCGACACGGTGACGCTCCCCAAGCTGTTGCAAGAGCTGGGCTACGTGACCGGCGGCTACGGCAAGTGGGGCCTTGGCGGGCCCGAGTCGACCGGGCGGCCGCTGCGGCAAGGGTTCACTCATTTCTACGGCATCAACTGCCAGCGGGTCGCCCACAGCCACTATCCCGATCACCTGTGGAACGACGACCAGCGCGTCGATCTTGATGGCGCGGTCGATGGCCACGCCAAGTTCCCGGTCGGCGCCGACCCGACCAGCGCCGCGTCGTTCGCCCCCTTCATCGGCAAGCACTATGCGCCCGACATGATCACCGCCGCGGCGTTGCAGTTCGTGCGCGATAACAAGGACCAGCCGTTCTTCTTGTACTTCCCGTCGATCATTCCACACGTGTCGTTGCAGGTGCCGGACGACTCGCTGGCCGCGTACGCCGACAAGTATCCCGAGGAGCCCTACGTGGGCAAGCAAGGTTACGTGCCGGTCTTCAAGCCTCACGCCACCTACGCGGCCATGGTCACGCGGCTTGATCGGCACGTGGGACAGTTGCTCGATCTGCTCAAGGAACTGAAGCTCGACGACAACACGATCGTGGTCTTCAGCTCGGACAATGGACCGGTTTACGACCGCGTCGGCGGAGCCGATAGCGAGTTCTTCCATTCGGCCGGGTCGTTTCGCGGCTTCAAAGGATCGCTCTACGAAGGGGGTGTGCGCGAGCCGACGATCGTGCGCTGGCCAGGGCACACGCCAGCTGGCGCCACCTCGGAGCGCGTGTCGGGCTTTGAGGATTGGCTGCCGACGCTGCTGGAAGTGGCCGGTGGCAAGTCGCTGGTGCCGGCACGTTGCGACGGGATCAGTCTGGTGCCGACGTTGAACGGCCAGACGCAAGCCGAGCGGCCATTCTTGTATCGTGAGTTTTCGGCCTACGACGGCTTTCAAAGCGTGCGAGTCGGCGACTGGAAAGGAATTCGCACCGACTTGAACCCGCGACAGAAGAAGCGCGAGCCGAACCGGCACATCGAGCTGTACAACCTGCGCACCGACGTTGGCGAGACGAAGGATGTCTCGGCCGAGCATCCCGAGCTGGTGGCGAAGATCGAGCGGATCATGACCGAGCAACACACGCCGTCGGCGGATTTCCCCTTCCCGGCCATCGATGCCCCGTCGGCAGCGGAGAAGAAGTAA